The genomic DNA CTGTGCATTCTACCCCAGCGCCAACCATAGCCAGATGTCAGGACACCTTTTGCTGGCCAGATGTAAGCTTTGCTGGGGTTGTTGGTGGGGTCAACAGCTTGGGGTAAATGTCTGTCAACAGCAGCCAAAGGTGGTAGAGCAGTGGATCTTGGGGAAACGATACTTCCTCTTAATTTGCCCAATGAATCGTTAGAGTTCATGTTGGCGGGAGGAACTGTAATCCTGATGCCAGATGAACTACTGGAGGAGTTGCCTAAAGATTTTTGATTTGACTGGAATTGTGGATTGATTGGCTCAGGTCTTGTGGCACTTAATAATAGCCTGGTAGGCTGTTCTTTGTAGCTAGGCAATGTGGGCTTAGGTACAGGAATTGCCACTTTATTCTGTTGAGCATTTGCTCCAGAAGCAACAAAGTTATTGTTGTTTTTCTCAACAACTACTGGTACTGCTGCTGTTTCATCTTCAGTCGCTGTTGCTACGGTGACATCAGATTGTTGAGTGCGGTATTTTTCCCGTAGTCTCTCAATTTCAGCTTGTAAGCTACGAATACGCTCAGTTCCTTTGACTTTAGATACTGTCTGGGGCTGATTTTGAGGTACTTGCTTTTCTGCTAAACGGTTAACTAGCTGCTTGTCATCTCCCACTTGATTGGATGTAGAAGCGGTGGTTGGAATTTCCTGAGTTGGTAGTTGATTATTTTTTACTACTGGGACAGGAATGGTAATACCACTTCTCATGGTCGGGGGATTAAAAGTTACCCGATTTTCTTTAGCTACTGGAATAGGTATAGCAACTGTATTGTTATTCCTAACTACTGGTGTTTCTGGTACTTCGGGCAGATTTGCCTCTAAATCAGGCTTGCTCAGAGCAGCAGGATTAGGATCAACAACTTTTTTGTTGATGTTAGACTGGTTATATACAGGAACTGCCGCTATTCTTGGCTGACTGTAGCTACTTTGTCCTACTTTGTCTGTAGGAATAACCAGTTTTTGGCTGATTTGCAGCCGATTGGGGTCGTCAAGATTGTTAGCTTTGACGAGTTCTGATACAGAAGTTCCGTGGTTAGTGGCAATTTCCGCTAATGTGTCTCCAGGTTTTACTTCATAGGTTGTCGAGATTGATTGAGCAACAACTGTAGGTATTGTAGGTATAACTGGTGTAGCTGTAACTGCGTTTCCTGGGGACTTTTCTGCCTGTTTGTCTTGTTTTAATTTGTATATTAGGCTGGCCTGGTCGGCATCTGTTAGGTGTTCCGACTTTGTAGATAAGTTGTTATTAGCTACTTTTTTTGGTTTACTGGTTAACTCTATAGCGGTTTGTTCAGTTGGTGATGAAC from Okeanomitos corallinicola TIOX110 includes the following:
- a CDS encoding peptidoglycan DD-metalloendopeptidase family protein; translation: MKRALKSREKAVLKNNPKSDGVSVDPSNDITHKTTRRSGTQAAMIGLAISMGATSLLVTRQSDQAQAAAPVGAQKAASTIPVLSETEIKFAATKLESQAVSSASAPENPVIVEPTAVSQVPGLEAKWPVAAKEVAAHIPSLEANGNAIYLPVSAGEAVNNNSVQSKLQINNKLTETASSTTAVTVETANTLTNEVDQQLKAQQEFALSRLQEKSNRLRNSLAELRSEETKSSSPTEQTAIELTSKPKKVANNNLSTKSEHLTDADQASLIYKLKQDKQAEKSPGNAVTATPVIPTIPTVVAQSISTTYEVKPGDTLAEIATNHGTSVSELVKANNLDDPNRLQISQKLVIPTDKVGQSSYSQPRIAAVPVYNQSNINKKVVDPNPAALSKPDLEANLPEVPETPVVRNNNTVAIPIPVAKENRVTFNPPTMRSGITIPVPVVKNNQLPTQEIPTTASTSNQVGDDKQLVNRLAEKQVPQNQPQTVSKVKGTERIRSLQAEIERLREKYRTQQSDVTVATATEDETAAVPVVVEKNNNNFVASGANAQQNKVAIPVPKPTLPSYKEQPTRLLLSATRPEPINPQFQSNQKSLGNSSSSSSGIRITVPPANMNSNDSLGKLRGSIVSPRSTALPPLAAVDRHLPQAVDPTNNPSKAYIWPAKGVLTSGYGWRWGRMHRGIDVANSTGTPIYASASGVIERAGWNRGGYGNLVDIRHPDGSMTRYAHNSRIFVQVGQEVEQGQTIAAMGSTGFSTGPHTHFEIHKSGKGAINPIALLPKERI